From a region of the Methanolobus tindarius DSM 2278 genome:
- the radC gene encoding RadC family protein, with the protein MSEYKISIHDMPMDERPRERLLKYGPEALSNAELLAIVLRTGSQKENVVNMCSRIFSEYNIKQLSQANIANLTKIHGIGTAKAAQIAAIFELARKLEGFSDDPKRKIRSPADVYSILYPGMREHKRERLVALLLDTKNQIIREELISIGSLNANIVHPREVFKAALMESCASVILSHNHPSGDPTPSREDIAVTEKLVEGGKLLGIDVLDHVVIGDGRYVSLKDEGYVR; encoded by the coding sequence ATGAGTGAGTACAAGATAAGTATCCATGATATGCCAATGGATGAAAGGCCCAGGGAAAGACTGTTGAAATACGGCCCTGAAGCTCTTTCAAATGCAGAACTGCTTGCAATTGTCCTGAGAACAGGTTCGCAAAAAGAGAATGTTGTGAATATGTGCAGCCGTATTTTCTCAGAATACAACATCAAACAGCTCAGTCAGGCTAACATCGCAAATCTCACAAAGATACATGGCATTGGTACTGCTAAGGCGGCACAAATAGCTGCAATCTTTGAACTTGCCCGCAAACTGGAAGGATTTTCCGATGATCCGAAAAGAAAGATAAGATCACCGGCAGATGTCTATTCTATACTTTACCCGGGAATGCGTGAACACAAAAGGGAAAGACTTGTGGCGCTTTTACTTGATACAAAAAACCAGATAATACGTGAGGAACTAATTTCCATCGGCAGCCTGAACGCAAATATTGTTCACCCAAGAGAAGTTTTCAAGGCAGCACTTATGGAATCCTGTGCTTCAGTAATCCTCTCACATAATCACCCTTCCGGCGATCCAACACCAAGCAGGGAAGATATTGCAGTTACTGAGAAACTTGTGGAAGGCGGCAAGCTGCTTGGAATCGACGTACTGGATCATGTGGTTATCGGAGATGGCAGGTATGTCAGTTTGAAAGATGAAGGATATGTGAGATGA
- the groES gene encoding co-chaperone GroES: MIIRPIGERVLIKSVKKAEVTESGIYIPDSAQEEKKEGIIVAVGAYEDGKELPLKAGEHVIYGGYKSDEIDLDGELHMFIDFKDVLAVVEE, encoded by the coding sequence ATGATTATCAGGCCTATTGGTGAGAGAGTCTTAATCAAATCTGTCAAAAAGGCAGAAGTCACTGAAAGTGGAATTTACATCCCTGACTCCGCACAGGAAGAGAAAAAAGAAGGAATCATAGTTGCTGTGGGAGCCTATGAGGATGGCAAAGAACTTCCATTAAAAGCCGGTGAACATGTGATTTACGGCGGTTATAAGAGTGACGAGATTGACCTTGACGGTGAACTTCACATGTTCATTGATTTCAAGGATGTCTTAGCAGTAGTTGAGGAATAA
- a CDS encoding molybdopterin synthase, with translation MKVICVAGYKNSGKTTLVTRLVEALCEQGKVGTVKQMLHHRFNPQDTDTGKHFDAGAYLVAAITDTELVTIKRDPTLEDALDSLADNGADFAIVEGAKNSDLPKIFLGEPEAPDEISNIIVQLPVKADWDIGALVELIHDQPEWVTLDSLIRKVRSNPDIRLSGGIATFTGIVRRINDNVETTAIDFEKYEGVADRAIEKICLDMKAKDNIIDVLIHHKTGLIKSGEDIVYIVVAAAHRQELFQTLIDSLERIKEDVPIWKKEFTIEGDFWVHDRHE, from the coding sequence ATGAAAGTCATTTGTGTTGCAGGATACAAGAATTCAGGCAAAACAACGCTGGTCACCCGCCTTGTGGAAGCTCTTTGCGAACAAGGGAAAGTAGGTACTGTAAAACAGATGTTGCATCATCGTTTCAATCCACAGGATACTGACACCGGTAAGCATTTCGATGCAGGTGCCTATCTGGTTGCAGCAATAACTGACACAGAGCTTGTAACCATAAAGCGTGATCCAACTCTTGAAGATGCCCTGGACTCTCTTGCAGACAACGGAGCAGACTTTGCGATAGTCGAGGGTGCAAAAAACAGTGACCTTCCAAAGATTTTCCTTGGCGAGCCCGAGGCTCCGGATGAAATTTCCAATATAATTGTCCAACTGCCTGTAAAAGCAGACTGGGACATAGGTGCTCTTGTTGAACTGATTCATGATCAGCCTGAATGGGTAACTCTTGACTCTCTCATCAGGAAGGTGCGTTCAAATCCCGATATTCGTCTTTCAGGTGGGATAGCAACTTTCACGGGAATTGTCAGGCGAATAAATGATAATGTTGAAACCACTGCCATAGATTTTGAGAAATACGAAGGTGTTGCGGACAGGGCAATTGAAAAGATCTGTCTTGACATGAAAGCAAAGGACAATATCATAGATGTATTAATCCATCACAAAACCGGATTGATAAAATCGGGTGAGGATATTGTTTACATAGTCGTGGCTGCTGCTCACAGGCAGGAGCTTTTCCAGACGCTGATTGATTCACTTGAACGCATAAAAGAAGATGTGCCAATATGGAAGAAGGAGTTCACAATTGAAGGTGATTTCTGGGTTCACGACAGGCATGAGTAA
- a CDS encoding ArsR family transcriptional regulator, whose product MPQQIILINLEKPREKKLEEDIRWFCNSFGLSSGRDTENLATQIVHDLLQQLAENQDKISSDIIAKSIEVNQSRVNHHIRNLINSGLIYREKRGLYIRGGSLKAAVQEMRKDSDRIFQELEEIAEEIDEQMGLKNR is encoded by the coding sequence ATGCCACAACAGATAATCCTGATAAACCTGGAAAAACCCAGAGAAAAGAAGCTGGAAGAAGATATTCGCTGGTTCTGTAACAGTTTCGGATTATCTTCCGGAAGAGATACGGAAAATCTTGCTACACAAATAGTCCATGATCTTCTTCAACAACTGGCAGAAAACCAGGATAAAATATCATCAGACATCATAGCTAAGAGCATTGAAGTAAACCAGTCCAGAGTGAATCATCACATAAGGAACCTTATAAACTCAGGCCTGATATACAGGGAAAAAAGAGGACTGTACATCCGCGGAGGAAGTCTTAAGGCTGCAGTACAGGAAATGAGAAAAGATTCCGACCGTATTTTCCAGGAACTTGAAGAAATAGCCGAAGAAATAGATGAGCAGATGGGTCTGAAAAACAGATAA
- the mmp11 gene encoding methanogenesis marker protein 11, translating to MKEIELNDPYITPYRGIYAICDSKNEYAEIIEHTNCYGGAAWSKFHYSHSPLILNTRSIGNMIRYKVKTGKSPLELKPSTAAAGIESVIVEGDEVHITYAGLGGGGVGATKCRAFAEGVLRCNYTESGGGRAAKGTIVVPRRERVLIGIDDTDTKEEGATWTLTHNMAKALDCNESIYLSHSLVQLFPVSARTQNCVSTVLEFGCVSENAKQELLESVKAALLKYSVSDETGMVVLSEFEAKKINEYSTKCRSGELTKEYALEYAKDKNVDVWLDGNGVIGALAALAWFAQPDDSVKLKAQIE from the coding sequence ATGAAAGAGATTGAACTTAATGACCCCTACATCACTCCATACAGGGGTATATATGCAATATGCGACAGTAAAAACGAATATGCTGAGATCATCGAGCATACGAACTGTTATGGCGGTGCTGCATGGTCTAAGTTCCATTATTCTCACTCGCCGCTAATCCTTAACACACGTTCCATTGGGAACATGATCCGATACAAAGTAAAGACAGGCAAATCACCTCTTGAGCTAAAACCATCCACTGCAGCTGCAGGAATTGAATCTGTTATCGTGGAAGGAGATGAGGTTCATATAACATACGCAGGACTTGGAGGAGGAGGCGTAGGTGCCACAAAATGCAGGGCATTTGCTGAGGGCGTGCTTCGCTGCAACTACACTGAATCCGGTGGTGGGCGTGCTGCAAAAGGCACCATCGTAGTTCCAAGAAGAGAAAGAGTACTAATTGGAATTGATGATACCGACACCAAAGAAGAAGGTGCAACATGGACATTGACTCACAACATGGCAAAAGCACTTGACTGCAATGAGTCTATTTACCTGTCACACTCACTTGTACAGCTTTTCCCGGTATCTGCAAGGACACAAAACTGCGTATCCACAGTACTTGAATTTGGATGTGTAAGTGAAAATGCAAAACAGGAGCTGCTTGAAAGCGTAAAGGCAGCCCTCCTGAAATACAGCGTATCCGATGAGACGGGAATGGTAGTGCTTTCTGAGTTTGAGGCAAAGAAAATCAACGAATACAGCACAAAATGCCGAAGTGGAGAGCTTACAAAGGAATATGCTCTTGAGTACGCGAAAGACAAAAATGTCGATGTCTGGCTTGATGGTAATGGAGTTATTGGTGCACTTGCAGCGCTTGCATGGTTTGCACAACCTGATGATTCAGTTAAACTGAAAGCTCAGATCGAATAA
- the groL gene encoding chaperonin GroEL (60 kDa chaperone family; promotes refolding of misfolded polypeptides especially under stressful conditions; forms two stacked rings of heptamers to form a barrel-shaped 14mer; ends can be capped by GroES; misfolded proteins enter the barrel where they are refolded when GroES binds) encodes MSKQIMFDEDARKALLSGVDKVANTVKITLGPKGRNVVLDKPGSPVVTNDGVTIAKEIELKDKFENMGAKLVKEVASKTQDNTGDGTTTATLLAQSMIREGLKNISAGANPIEVKKGIEKATEKVVASLREKSKDVKDKEKILQVATISANNDEVVGEFIADAMEKVGYNGVITVENSKTMETHLEVVEGMQFDRGFVSPYMATDPEKMTCEFEEPYILITDRKITTMNQIIPVLEKVAKEGRPLVMIAQDVEGDAQAALILNIIRGSLRVCAVKAPGFGDEQKAMLEDIAILTGGMLISEDKGMKIEEFVEHMLGTARKVNIDKNKTTIIEGKGDKADIEKRMQLIASQINVTDAEFKKKELKKRLAKLGGGVAVIKVGAATETELKEKKMRIDDALNATKAAVEEGVVTGGGISLFRATTVLEDLKLEGEQDIGLKIVKRALEEPIRQISLNAGKDGAEIIAQIRGESNDQYGYNAKTDAFEDLFEAGVIDPTKVVRSGLQNAASIAAMILTTEAVVADFDDEKDDKTPAIII; translated from the coding sequence ATGTCAAAACAGATAATGTTTGATGAGGATGCACGTAAAGCATTGTTAAGTGGTGTAGATAAAGTAGCAAATACTGTGAAGATCACCCTTGGTCCCAAGGGTCGTAATGTTGTCCTTGACAAGCCGGGCAGTCCGGTTGTAACCAATGATGGTGTTACCATTGCCAAAGAAATAGAACTTAAAGACAAGTTCGAGAACATGGGTGCAAAGCTTGTAAAAGAGGTCGCATCAAAAACCCAGGATAATACAGGTGATGGAACAACCACTGCAACCTTGCTTGCACAGTCAATGATAAGAGAGGGACTAAAGAACATCAGTGCCGGTGCAAATCCAATTGAAGTCAAGAAAGGTATTGAAAAGGCAACCGAAAAGGTTGTTGCAAGCCTCAGGGAAAAGAGTAAGGATGTAAAGGATAAAGAAAAGATCCTCCAGGTTGCAACTATCTCAGCAAACAACGATGAAGTCGTTGGCGAGTTCATTGCGGATGCAATGGAGAAGGTAGGATACAATGGTGTAATCACAGTTGAGAATTCCAAGACCATGGAAACACACCTTGAAGTTGTTGAAGGTATGCAGTTTGACCGTGGTTTTGTGTCACCATACATGGCAACAGACCCTGAGAAGATGACCTGTGAGTTCGAAGAGCCGTACATCTTAATTACAGACCGCAAGATCACAACCATGAACCAGATAATTCCTGTGCTTGAAAAGGTCGCCAAGGAAGGCAGGCCACTTGTCATGATCGCACAGGATGTCGAAGGCGATGCGCAGGCCGCATTGATATTAAACATAATCCGCGGTTCACTGCGTGTATGTGCAGTGAAGGCTCCGGGATTCGGAGACGAGCAGAAAGCCATGCTTGAGGATATCGCAATCCTTACAGGTGGTATGCTGATCAGCGAAGATAAGGGGATGAAGATCGAGGAATTCGTAGAACACATGCTCGGAACAGCACGCAAGGTCAACATCGACAAAAATAAGACCACAATCATTGAAGGTAAGGGTGACAAAGCTGATATTGAAAAGAGAATGCAGCTTATTGCGTCACAGATCAATGTCACAGATGCGGAGTTCAAGAAAAAGGAACTCAAGAAGCGTCTTGCAAAACTTGGCGGCGGTGTAGCTGTCATCAAGGTGGGAGCTGCAACAGAAACCGAACTCAAGGAAAAGAAGATGAGGATCGATGATGCCCTGAATGCTACGAAAGCTGCCGTTGAGGAAGGTGTGGTCACTGGCGGAGGAATTTCCCTTTTCCGTGCAACTACTGTGCTTGAAGACCTCAAACTTGAAGGCGAACAGGATATTGGTCTTAAGATCGTCAAACGTGCACTGGAAGAACCTATCCGCCAGATCTCACTGAATGCCGGAAAAGATGGCGCAGAGATAATTGCTCAGATCAGGGGTGAATCCAATGATCAATATGGTTATAACGCAAAGACTGACGCTTTCGAAGATCTCTTTGAAGCAGGAGTCATTGATCCGACAAAGGTTGTCAGAAGCGGATTACAGAACGCTGCATCCATTGCAGCTATGATCCTGACTACTGAGGCCGTTGTAGCTGACTTTGATGATGAGAAAGATGATAAGACACCTGCGATCATAATTTGA
- a CDS encoding Hsp20/alpha crystallin family protein translates to MRFGLTKVTPARGGLWNPMEEIVQMQDMLNNMFKERSFGDRWSEAGILAPLVDVKDEGSELIVTTDLPEVEKGDVDLDVSDNMLTISAKRNSSTEEKEEGYLRRERTYSSFSRTVSLPGTVSAEGARAKLDNGVLSVTLPKMQIEENKKILIE, encoded by the coding sequence ATGAGATTTGGTCTGACAAAAGTGACACCTGCAAGGGGAGGATTATGGAATCCAATGGAAGAGATTGTGCAGATGCAGGACATGTTAAACAACATGTTTAAAGAGAGAAGTTTCGGGGACAGATGGTCAGAAGCCGGAATACTTGCACCACTTGTGGATGTAAAGGATGAAGGTTCCGAATTAATTGTGACCACCGATCTCCCGGAAGTTGAGAAAGGTGATGTTGACCTTGATGTCAGTGATAATATGCTGACAATATCTGCAAAACGCAATTCAAGCACCGAGGAAAAAGAAGAAGGTTACCTTAGAAGAGAAAGAACATACAGTTCATTCTCAAGGACTGTGAGCTTACCAGGCACAGTTTCTGCTGAAGGTGCCAGGGCAAAATTAGATAATGGTGTGCTTAGCGTTACGTTGCCAAAAATGCAGATTGAAGAAAATAAAAAGATACTCATCGAATAG
- the clpB gene encoding ATP-dependent chaperone ClpB — translation MDLNRFTQKAQEAIQGSSTIAARYRNQQIDCEHMLLALLEQSGGLVTTLLQNMEVPVDRVKEKVEAQLANLPQVSGPGGDQVYMTQTMRRVLDAASQEAGKMKDEYVSVEHLLLAMVEEKDSQCGKILASEGVTRARILEAIKQVRGNRRITSENPEDTMEPLKKYGIDFTELASQGKLDPVIGRDQEIRHSVEILSRRRKNNPVLIGEAGVGKTAIVEGLAQRIAKKDVPDAMKDKRIIALDMGALIAGAKFRGEFEERLKAVLKEVADSEGQIILFIDEIHTIVGAGATEGAMDAGNLLKPMLARGELHCIGATTVDEYRKYIEKDAALERRFLPVFVEEPTVEDTISILRGLKEKYEVHHGVRLKDSALVAAAIMSNRYIADRFLPDKAIDLVDEAAAKKRTAIDSKPAELDEADRKIMQLEIEREALKKEKDAASKDRLEILEKELADIRAESDAMRARWDREKEAISKLGSLKQEIEDTKVQLELAENDNNLELASRLKYGTLIPLQHQYAEEEKLLQEMQGEMLLNEEVGEEDIADVVSQWTHIPVTKLMEGQREKLVHFEDNLHNRIIGQSEAVRAVADAVIRNYAGIKDPRRPIGSFIFLGPTGVGKTELVKALAAELFDDENNMVRIDMSEYMEKHTVARMIGAPPGYVGHDEGGQLTEAVRRRPYSVVLFDEIEKAHPDVFNVMLQILDDGRLTDSKGRTVDFKNTLIIMTSNIFAGDLTEVLKSDEDAQDVDYNILQMRAMTELGKYFRPEFLNRVDEIALFHALKPEELVKIVDIKAADLVERLKDKRISLELTDAAKAYLSKAGYSETFGARPLKRVIQNEVETRIAKLIVAGEVPEGSTVVVDSNGAELTVDVRSAE, via the coding sequence ATGGATCTTAACCGTTTCACACAAAAAGCCCAGGAAGCAATCCAGGGCTCAAGTACAATTGCTGCAAGATACAGAAACCAGCAGATAGACTGCGAGCACATGTTGCTTGCACTGCTGGAGCAGAGTGGAGGACTGGTAACAACCTTACTTCAGAATATGGAAGTACCGGTAGACCGCGTAAAGGAAAAAGTTGAAGCCCAGCTTGCAAACCTGCCACAGGTCTCAGGTCCGGGAGGGGATCAGGTCTACATGACCCAGACCATGAGGCGTGTCCTTGATGCAGCTTCACAGGAAGCAGGCAAGATGAAAGATGAATACGTGAGTGTCGAGCATCTCCTGCTTGCCATGGTGGAAGAAAAGGACAGTCAGTGTGGCAAGATACTTGCAAGCGAAGGCGTAACACGTGCCAGAATCCTTGAAGCAATAAAGCAGGTAAGGGGGAATAGAAGAATTACCTCAGAAAATCCGGAAGACACAATGGAACCACTGAAGAAGTACGGAATTGATTTCACAGAACTTGCATCACAGGGTAAGCTTGACCCGGTTATTGGAAGAGATCAGGAGATCAGGCATTCAGTTGAGATCCTTTCCCGCCGCAGAAAGAACAATCCTGTACTCATTGGTGAAGCTGGAGTGGGTAAGACTGCAATTGTAGAGGGGCTTGCACAGCGTATTGCCAAGAAGGACGTTCCTGATGCCATGAAGGACAAGCGTATCATTGCCCTTGATATGGGTGCATTGATAGCCGGTGCCAAGTTCCGTGGTGAGTTCGAGGAAAGGCTCAAGGCAGTGCTAAAGGAAGTAGCAGATTCCGAAGGCCAGATCATTCTCTTTATCGATGAAATTCACACAATCGTAGGTGCAGGTGCAACTGAAGGTGCAATGGATGCAGGAAACCTCCTCAAGCCAATGCTTGCACGTGGTGAACTGCATTGTATCGGTGCTACAACAGTAGATGAATACCGCAAGTACATCGAAAAGGATGCAGCACTTGAACGCAGGTTCCTGCCAGTATTCGTAGAGGAGCCAACGGTAGAGGATACTATATCTATCCTCCGTGGATTGAAGGAGAAGTATGAGGTGCACCACGGTGTACGTCTTAAGGACTCCGCACTTGTGGCTGCTGCCATTATGAGTAATCGCTACATTGCAGACAGGTTCCTGCCTGACAAGGCTATCGACCTTGTGGATGAAGCTGCTGCAAAGAAGAGAACTGCAATTGACAGTAAGCCAGCAGAACTCGATGAAGCAGACCGTAAGATAATGCAGCTTGAAATTGAGCGAGAAGCACTGAAGAAGGAAAAGGATGCAGCTTCAAAGGACCGTCTGGAAATCCTTGAGAAGGAACTTGCAGACATCAGGGCTGAATCAGATGCAATGAGAGCAAGATGGGACCGTGAGAAGGAAGCCATTTCAAAGCTCGGTTCACTGAAGCAGGAGATAGAGGACACAAAGGTCCAGTTGGAACTTGCTGAGAACGATAACAACCTTGAACTTGCTTCCAGGCTGAAGTACGGAACACTCATCCCATTGCAGCACCAGTATGCTGAAGAGGAAAAGCTACTTCAGGAAATGCAGGGTGAGATGCTCCTGAATGAGGAGGTCGGTGAAGAGGATATTGCCGATGTTGTCAGCCAGTGGACTCATATCCCTGTGACAAAGCTTATGGAGGGCCAGCGTGAGAAGCTTGTGCACTTTGAGGACAACCTTCACAACCGCATCATTGGCCAGAGTGAAGCTGTCAGGGCTGTTGCTGATGCAGTGATACGTAACTATGCAGGTATCAAGGACCCGAGACGTCCAATTGGAAGTTTCATATTCCTTGGTCCAACCGGTGTTGGTAAGACCGAGCTTGTAAAGGCTCTTGCAGCAGAGTTGTTCGACGATGAGAACAACATGGTGCGTATTGACATGTCCGAGTACATGGAAAAGCACACAGTTGCAAGGATGATCGGTGCACCGCCTGGTTATGTGGGACACGATGAAGGTGGCCAGCTCACAGAGGCTGTACGCAGAAGGCCATATTCCGTTGTGCTCTTCGATGAGATTGAAAAGGCACATCCGGATGTGTTCAACGTCATGCTGCAGATCCTTGATGACGGTCGTCTGACAGATTCCAAGGGCAGGACCGTGGATTTCAAGAACACGCTGATAATCATGACATCTAACATCTTTGCAGGTGATCTTACAGAAGTCCTGAAGTCCGATGAGGACGCGCAGGATGTGGATTACAATATACTGCAGATGCGTGCAATGACAGAGCTTGGAAAGTATTTCAGGCCGGAGTTCCTCAATCGTGTTGATGAAATTGCTCTCTTCCATGCACTCAAGCCGGAAGAGCTTGTAAAGATCGTTGACATCAAGGCAGCCGATCTTGTAGAGAGGCTTAAGGACAAGCGCATCAGTCTTGAACTTACGGATGCTGCAAAGGCATATCTCTCAAAGGCAGGATACAGCGAAACATTTGGTGCAAGACCGCTTAAGAGGGTTATTCAGAATGAGGTTGAGACAAGGATTGCTAAGCTCATCGTTGCAGGTGAGGTGCCGGAAGGCTCAACAGTGGTTGTTGACAGCAATGGTGCAGAACTTACTGTGGATGTCAGGTCTGCAGAATGA